From Streptomyces sp. NBC_00237, a single genomic window includes:
- a CDS encoding bifunctional 3,4-dihydroxy-2-butanone-4-phosphate synthase/GTP cyclohydrolase II: protein MDLHEEFALDPVEQAIRDIGAGRPIVVVDDEDRENEGDLIVAAELITPEIVAFMMSECRGLICAPMEGPELERLALPQMVEHNTESMRTAFTVSVDACAEHGVTTGISASDRAATLRLLASGDSIPGDFVRPGHIFPLRARPGGVLVRDGHTEAAVDLARLAGLRPAGAIVEIADENGVMLRLPELIPFARKHGLTIISIEDLIAYRRATEAPAPAEAPAPVVLREAEVHLPTSAGEFTAYGYRAPDGVEHVALVHGEIGDGEDVLVRLHSECLTGDIFHSLRCDCGPQLDASLRKVTEAGRGVVVYLRGHEGRGIGLLSKLRAYELQERGVDTLDANLELGLPADARDYAAGAQILADLGVRSLRLMTNNPDKITALVRNGLTVSAREAMPVTAGEHNLRYLRTKRDRMGHDLPWLDGAAAPTCGNQ from the coding sequence ATGGACCTCCACGAGGAATTCGCCCTCGACCCCGTCGAGCAGGCGATCCGTGACATCGGAGCCGGCCGCCCGATCGTCGTGGTCGACGACGAGGACCGCGAGAACGAGGGCGACCTGATCGTCGCCGCCGAGCTGATCACGCCCGAGATCGTCGCGTTCATGATGAGCGAGTGCCGCGGCCTGATCTGCGCCCCCATGGAGGGCCCGGAGCTGGAGCGCCTCGCCCTTCCCCAGATGGTCGAGCACAACACCGAGTCGATGCGGACGGCCTTCACCGTCTCCGTCGACGCCTGTGCCGAGCACGGCGTGACCACCGGAATCTCCGCCTCCGACCGCGCCGCGACCCTCCGCCTGCTGGCCTCGGGCGACAGCATCCCCGGCGACTTCGTCCGCCCGGGACATATCTTCCCGCTGCGCGCCCGGCCCGGCGGCGTCCTGGTCCGCGACGGCCACACCGAGGCCGCCGTGGACCTGGCCCGTCTCGCCGGACTGCGCCCCGCCGGAGCCATCGTGGAGATCGCCGACGAGAACGGCGTGATGCTCCGCCTCCCCGAGCTGATCCCCTTCGCCCGCAAGCACGGCCTGACGATCATCTCCATCGAGGACCTGATCGCATACCGCCGCGCCACCGAGGCCCCCGCCCCCGCCGAGGCCCCCGCCCCCGTCGTCCTGCGCGAGGCCGAGGTCCACCTCCCGACCTCCGCCGGCGAGTTCACCGCGTACGGCTACCGCGCCCCCGACGGCGTCGAGCACGTCGCCCTCGTCCACGGCGAGATCGGCGACGGCGAGGACGTCCTGGTCCGGCTCCACTCCGAGTGTCTGACCGGCGACATCTTCCACTCGCTGCGCTGCGACTGCGGCCCCCAGCTCGACGCCTCGCTGCGCAAGGTCACCGAGGCCGGGCGGGGCGTCGTCGTCTACCTCCGCGGCCACGAGGGCCGAGGCATCGGACTGCTGTCCAAGCTCCGTGCGTACGAACTCCAGGAGCGCGGCGTCGACACCCTCGACGCCAACCTCGAACTCGGCCTGCCCGCCGACGCCCGCGACTACGCGGCGGGCGCGCAGATCCTCGCCGACCTCGGCGTGCGCAGCCTGCGTCTGATGACGAACAACCCGGACAAGATCACCGCGCTGGTACGCAACGGACTCACCGTGAGCGCGCGCGAAGCGATGCCCGTCACGGCGGGCGAGCACAACCTGCGCTACCTGCGCACCAAGCGGGACCGCATGGGCCACGACCTGCCCTGGCTGGACGGCGCGGCCGCCCCCACCTGCGGCAACCAGTAA
- a CDS encoding hemolysin family protein → MSALQLLFALLLVLANGFFVGAEFALVSVRRSQIEPLAAEGSARAKQVMYGLEHLPQMMAAAQFGITVCSLTLGAVAEPTVAHLLEPVFQAVHVPHGLIHPLGYAIALAVVVALHLVIGEMVPKNLAMAAPEKTALWFSPGLVAFARLCRPVTAALGWCARGILRLFRVEPKEEVESVFTSEQLNRLVEDSGQAGLLDPGAQERLEDALELGSRPITDVLLRRPSLVTVDPSVTPREIEELTVRTGYSRFPVCAPGPQGAFMGYVHVKDVLDLDETERAVPQQVWRPLPTLRSELPLDDALSVMRRAATHLAQVADASGRVLGLVALEDVLEKLVGEVRDPAHRTAPLTQQVPRPRLFSPSGV, encoded by the coding sequence ATGAGCGCCCTGCAACTCCTCTTCGCCCTTCTCCTGGTCCTCGCCAACGGCTTCTTCGTCGGCGCGGAGTTCGCGCTCGTCTCGGTGCGCCGCAGCCAGATCGAACCGCTCGCGGCGGAGGGTTCGGCCCGCGCCAAGCAGGTCATGTACGGCCTGGAGCATCTCCCGCAGATGATGGCGGCCGCCCAGTTCGGCATCACCGTCTGCTCGTTGACGCTGGGCGCGGTCGCGGAGCCCACGGTGGCGCACCTGCTGGAGCCGGTCTTCCAGGCGGTGCACGTGCCGCACGGTCTGATCCACCCTCTCGGCTACGCGATCGCCCTCGCGGTCGTCGTCGCGCTCCACCTCGTCATCGGCGAGATGGTGCCGAAGAACCTGGCGATGGCGGCCCCGGAGAAGACCGCGCTGTGGTTCAGCCCGGGACTCGTTGCCTTCGCCCGCCTCTGCCGGCCGGTGACGGCGGCGCTGGGCTGGTGCGCGCGGGGGATTCTCCGCCTCTTCAGGGTCGAGCCCAAGGAGGAGGTCGAGTCCGTCTTCACCAGTGAACAGCTCAACCGCCTGGTGGAGGACTCGGGCCAGGCCGGTCTGCTGGACCCCGGCGCGCAGGAGCGCCTGGAGGACGCGCTGGAGCTGGGCAGCCGCCCGATCACGGACGTCCTGCTGCGACGGCCCTCGCTGGTGACGGTCGATCCGTCCGTCACCCCGCGCGAGATCGAGGAGCTGACGGTCCGGACGGGTTACTCGCGCTTCCCGGTCTGCGCCCCTGGGCCCCAGGGGGCCTTCATGGGGTACGTCCACGTCAAGGACGTCCTCGACCTGGACGAGACGGAGCGGGCGGTGCCGCAGCAGGTGTGGCGGCCCCTGCCCACGCTCCGGTCCGAACTCCCGCTCGACGACGCCCTCTCGGTGATGCGCCGGGCCGCGACACACCTGGCGCAGGTGGCGGACGCTTCGGGGCGGGTGCTCGGGCTGGTCGCCCTGGAGGACGTACTGGAGAAGCTGGTCGGAGAGGTACGCGACCCCGCGCACCGCACCGCTCCCCTGACCCAGCAGGTCCCACGCCCGAGGCTCTTCAGCCCGTCCGGCGTGTGA
- a CDS encoding phosphoribosyl-ATP diphosphatase has protein sequence MANKTFEELFTELQQKAANGDPTTSRTAELVDKGVHAIGKKVVEEAAEVWMAAEYEGKEAAAEEISQLLYHVQVMMVARGISLDDVYAHL, from the coding sequence ATGGCCAACAAGACTTTCGAAGAGCTCTTCACCGAGCTCCAGCAGAAGGCCGCCAACGGCGACCCCACCACCTCCCGCACCGCCGAGCTGGTGGACAAGGGCGTCCATGCCATCGGCAAGAAGGTCGTCGAGGAGGCCGCCGAAGTCTGGATGGCCGCCGAGTACGAGGGCAAGGAAGCCGCCGCCGAGGAGATCTCGCAGCTGCTCTATCACGTCCAGGTGATGATGGTCGCGCGCGGGATCTCGCTCGACGACGTCTACGCCCACCTCTGA
- the hisG gene encoding ATP phosphoribosyltransferase produces MLRIAIPNKGSLSGPASAMLHEAGYQQRKESKELVLVDPANEVEFFYLRPKDIAIYVSAGRLDIGITGEDLLIDSGAGAEPILPLGFARSTFRFAAKPGTATSLEDLAGKTIATSYEGIVAKFLAERGIEAAVVHLDGAVETAIELGVAQVIADVVETGTSLRNAGLEVFGEPIMTSEAVVIRRTGADADDPKVQQFLRRLQGVLVARSYVMMDYDCRVEHLEKAVALTPGLESPTISPLHHEGWVAVRSMVAAKEAQRIMDDLYELGARAILTTAIHACRL; encoded by the coding sequence ATGCTGCGCATCGCCATCCCGAACAAGGGCTCCCTCTCCGGACCTGCGTCGGCGATGCTCCATGAGGCCGGCTACCAGCAGCGCAAGGAGTCCAAGGAACTCGTCCTCGTCGACCCGGCCAACGAGGTGGAGTTCTTCTACCTCCGCCCCAAGGACATCGCGATCTACGTCTCGGCCGGCCGCCTCGACATCGGCATCACCGGCGAGGACCTGCTGATCGACTCCGGGGCCGGCGCCGAGCCGATCCTCCCGCTCGGCTTCGCCCGCTCCACCTTCCGCTTCGCCGCCAAGCCGGGTACCGCCACCTCCCTGGAGGACCTGGCGGGCAAGACGATCGCCACCTCGTACGAGGGCATCGTCGCGAAGTTCCTCGCCGAGCGCGGCATCGAGGCGGCCGTGGTCCACCTGGACGGCGCCGTCGAGACCGCCATCGAGCTGGGCGTCGCCCAGGTCATCGCGGACGTCGTGGAGACCGGCACCTCGCTGCGCAACGCAGGGCTTGAGGTCTTCGGCGAGCCGATCATGACCTCCGAGGCCGTCGTCATCCGGCGCACCGGGGCCGACGCGGACGACCCCAAGGTCCAGCAGTTCCTGCGCCGCCTCCAGGGCGTCCTGGTGGCCCGTTCGTACGTGATGATGGACTACGACTGCCGGGTCGAGCACCTGGAGAAGGCCGTCGCGCTGACCCCCGGTCTGGAGTCCCCGACGATCTCCCCCCTCCACCACGAGGGCTGGGTCGCGGTCCGCTCCATGGTCGCCGCCAAGGAGGCCCAGCGGATCATGGACGACCTCTACGAGCTGGGTGCGCGCGCCATCCTCACCACGGCCATCCACGCCTGCCGCCTCTGA
- a CDS encoding riboflavin synthase — protein MFTGIVEELGEITAVENLGDSSRFRLRGPLVTEDAKHGDSIAVNGVCLTVVDTADGEFTADVMAETLNRSSLGALTVGSRVNLERPMALGGRLGGHLVQGHVDGTGTIVDREPSEHWEIVKVALPDGLARYVVEKGSITVDGVSLTVVDAGDDYFTISLIPTTLALTTLGIKQAGDPVNLEVDVLAKYVERLLGTRTTSKETVK, from the coding sequence GTGTTCACCGGAATCGTCGAAGAACTGGGTGAGATCACCGCCGTCGAGAACCTCGGCGACTCCTCCCGCTTCCGCCTGCGCGGCCCCCTGGTCACCGAGGACGCGAAACACGGCGACTCCATCGCCGTCAACGGCGTCTGCCTCACCGTCGTCGACACCGCCGACGGCGAGTTCACCGCCGACGTCATGGCCGAGACCCTCAACCGCTCCAGCCTCGGCGCCCTCACCGTCGGCTCCCGCGTCAACCTGGAGCGCCCCATGGCGCTCGGCGGACGCCTCGGCGGCCACCTCGTCCAGGGCCACGTCGACGGCACCGGCACCATCGTCGACCGCGAGCCCTCCGAGCACTGGGAGATCGTCAAGGTCGCCCTCCCGGACGGGCTCGCCCGGTACGTCGTGGAGAAGGGCTCCATCACGGTCGACGGCGTCAGCCTCACCGTGGTCGACGCGGGCGACGACTACTTCACCATCAGCCTCATCCCCACCACCCTCGCGCTGACCACGCTCGGCATCAAGCAGGCCGGAGACCCGGTCAACCTCGAAGTGGACGTCCTCGCCAAGTACGTCGAGCGGCTGCTCGGCACCCGAACCACCTCCAAGGAGACCGTGAAGTGA
- a CDS encoding nicotinamide mononucleotide transporter family protein yields MSALSWLNSEAFTAFGQHILWSDMIGNSVGLLALALGWRRSIWTWPAQLASGVILVAAYASVHLSGGVGKQLLVIGVALWGWRQWQRGKQQAQDGTIAVRFATWRERGLLFGGAALGTLAVGGLFTLFPTLSWSPWADAYIFVGTLVAMVAQARGLVEFWFAWLLVDLVGVPLAFTSGLAFSGFVYVIYLALVLWGMRDWWLRSRAAAAPALEGATA; encoded by the coding sequence GTGAGCGCCCTGTCCTGGCTCAACTCCGAAGCCTTCACGGCCTTCGGCCAGCACATCCTGTGGTCCGACATGATCGGCAACAGTGTCGGCCTGCTCGCCCTCGCGCTGGGCTGGCGGCGCTCCATATGGACCTGGCCCGCCCAGCTCGCCTCCGGCGTCATCCTCGTCGCCGCCTACGCGTCCGTGCACCTCAGCGGCGGTGTCGGCAAGCAGCTCCTGGTCATCGGCGTCGCCCTGTGGGGCTGGCGGCAGTGGCAGCGCGGCAAGCAGCAGGCGCAGGACGGGACGATCGCCGTCCGCTTCGCCACCTGGCGCGAGCGCGGCCTGCTGTTCGGCGGCGCGGCGCTGGGCACCCTCGCCGTCGGCGGCCTCTTCACGCTCTTCCCGACGCTGTCCTGGAGCCCGTGGGCCGACGCGTACATCTTCGTCGGCACCCTCGTCGCGATGGTGGCCCAAGCCCGTGGCCTGGTCGAGTTCTGGTTCGCCTGGCTGCTCGTCGACCTCGTCGGCGTCCCGCTCGCCTTCACCAGCGGACTCGCCTTCTCCGGTTTCGTCTACGTCATCTACCTCGCCCTCGTCCTGTGGGGGATGCGGGACTGGTGGCTGCGCTCCCGCGCCGCCGCCGCGCCCGCACTGGAAGGAGCCACGGCATGA
- the ribH gene encoding 6,7-dimethyl-8-ribityllumazine synthase: protein MSGKGAPELSVKNCNDLRVAVIAAQWHEKIMDGLVDGALRALHELGIDEPTLLRVPGSFELPVVAKVLAGRGYDAIVALGVVIRGGTPHFEYVCQGVTHGLTQVSVDTGVPIGFGVLTCDTEEQALDRAGLLGSTEDKGHEAVTAAVATATTLRTVAEPWR from the coding sequence GTGAGCGGCAAGGGTGCACCCGAACTGAGCGTCAAGAACTGCAACGACCTGCGGGTGGCGGTGATCGCGGCCCAGTGGCACGAGAAGATCATGGACGGCCTCGTCGACGGCGCCCTGCGCGCCCTGCACGAGCTGGGCATCGACGAGCCCACCCTGCTCCGGGTCCCCGGCAGCTTCGAACTCCCCGTCGTCGCCAAGGTCCTCGCAGGCCGGGGCTACGACGCGATCGTCGCCCTCGGCGTCGTCATCCGAGGCGGCACTCCCCACTTCGAGTACGTGTGCCAGGGCGTCACCCACGGCCTCACCCAGGTCTCCGTCGACACCGGCGTCCCGATCGGCTTCGGCGTGCTGACCTGCGACACCGAGGAGCAGGCCCTCGACCGCGCCGGGCTCCTCGGCTCCACCGAGGACAAGGGCCACGAGGCCGTCACCGCCGCCGTCGCCACCGCCACCACGCTGCGCACGGTCGCCGAACCCTGGCGCTGA
- a CDS encoding chitinase C-terminal domain-containing protein produces MLSPTRPTRTRSSGTRASLLAAGTAATALAALLVGTLSATAAPADAPAAVDNESCRPDGLYKTPGVDVPYCSVYDTEGREKMGADHQRRIIGYFTGWRTGKDGLPSYLASDIPWDKVTHLNYAFAHIGGDNKISVGTDGEKNAATGMTWPGVAGAEMDPALPYKGHFNQLTKFKKQHPNVKTLVSVGGWAETGGYFGDDGKRVNSGGFYSMATNADGSVNQAGIDTFAASTVDFIKKYGFNGVDIDYEYPTTMKDAGNPLDWSLSNARRAGLVKGYAVLMKTLREKLDRAGAADGKHYLLTVAAPSSGYLLRGMETFQVQKYLDYVNIMSYDLHGAWNEHVGPNAALFDNGKDGELAAANVYGSAQYGGIGYLNTDWAYHYFRGSMPSGRINVGLPYYTRGHKNVQGGTDGLWGKAAATTCPAGSGLTKCGDGAVGIDNLWHDKDDNGKESPAGSNPMWHAKNLEKGIVGDYVGKYGFPTGTKLTGTYVRKYDASLVAPWLWNAEKKVFLSTEDDQSIGAKADYVVDRGIGGTMIWELAGDYGWNAAKGQYETGSTLTSLMYDKFKAAKPYGAAVSNKALPKKAVNIGVEFGDFKLGDSNYPITPKLKITNNTKTALPGGTEFQFDYATAAPNNASDQSGFGTKVISSDHTGSNVGGLKGDFHRASLKLPAWQSLAPGASVDLSFNYYLPVSTPWNWTVNIGGTSYALAGDLARGTETVEPGTGGPGPTPTPTPTPGACTAPAYVADTPYSGGATVSHKGRQWKAKWWTQGAEPGTTGEWGVWQDLGAC; encoded by the coding sequence GTGCTGTCCCCCACAAGACCCACGCGTACCCGTTCATCGGGCACCCGGGCTTCCCTCCTCGCCGCCGGAACCGCGGCCACCGCTCTCGCCGCGCTCCTCGTCGGCACCCTCTCCGCCACCGCCGCCCCGGCGGACGCCCCCGCCGCCGTGGACAACGAGTCCTGTCGACCGGACGGGCTCTACAAGACACCGGGCGTGGACGTCCCGTACTGCTCGGTCTACGACACCGAGGGCCGCGAGAAGATGGGCGCCGACCACCAGCGCCGGATCATCGGCTACTTCACCGGCTGGCGGACCGGCAAGGACGGTCTGCCCTCCTACCTGGCGTCCGACATCCCCTGGGACAAGGTCACCCACCTCAACTACGCCTTCGCGCACATCGGCGGCGACAACAAGATCTCGGTCGGCACGGACGGCGAGAAGAACGCCGCCACCGGCATGACCTGGCCGGGCGTGGCGGGCGCGGAGATGGACCCCGCGCTCCCGTACAAGGGCCACTTCAACCAGCTGACGAAGTTCAAGAAGCAGCACCCGAACGTCAAGACCCTGGTCTCGGTGGGCGGCTGGGCCGAGACCGGCGGCTACTTCGGCGACGACGGCAAGCGCGTGAACTCCGGTGGCTTCTACTCCATGGCCACCAACGCCGACGGCTCGGTCAACCAGGCGGGCATCGACACCTTCGCCGCCTCGACCGTCGACTTCATCAAGAAGTACGGGTTCAACGGCGTCGACATCGACTACGAGTACCCGACCACGATGAAGGACGCGGGCAACCCGCTCGACTGGTCCCTCTCCAACGCCCGCCGCGCCGGTCTCGTCAAGGGCTACGCGGTCCTGATGAAGACCCTGCGCGAGAAGCTGGACCGTGCGGGCGCCGCCGACGGCAAGCACTACCTGCTCACCGTCGCCGCCCCCTCCTCCGGCTACCTGCTGCGCGGCATGGAGACCTTCCAGGTCCAGAAGTACCTGGACTACGTCAACATCATGTCGTACGACCTGCACGGCGCCTGGAACGAGCACGTCGGCCCGAACGCCGCGCTCTTCGACAACGGCAAGGACGGCGAGCTGGCCGCCGCCAACGTCTACGGCAGCGCGCAGTACGGCGGCATCGGCTACCTGAACACGGACTGGGCGTACCACTACTTCCGCGGCTCGATGCCGTCGGGACGCATCAACGTGGGCCTGCCTTACTACACGCGCGGCCACAAGAACGTGCAGGGCGGCACCGACGGACTGTGGGGCAAGGCCGCGGCCACCACCTGCCCGGCCGGGTCCGGTCTGACCAAGTGCGGCGACGGCGCGGTCGGCATCGACAACCTGTGGCACGACAAGGACGACAACGGCAAGGAGTCCCCGGCGGGCTCCAACCCGATGTGGCACGCGAAGAACCTGGAGAAGGGGATCGTCGGCGACTACGTCGGGAAGTACGGCTTCCCCACCGGCACCAAGCTGACCGGCACCTACGTCCGCAAGTACGACGCCTCGCTGGTCGCGCCGTGGCTGTGGAACGCCGAGAAGAAGGTCTTCCTGTCGACCGAGGACGACCAGTCCATCGGCGCCAAGGCCGACTACGTGGTGGACCGGGGCATCGGCGGCACGATGATCTGGGAGCTGGCGGGCGACTACGGCTGGAACGCGGCCAAGGGCCAGTACGAGACGGGCTCCACGCTGACCTCGCTGATGTACGACAAGTTCAAGGCGGCGAAGCCGTACGGCGCGGCCGTGTCGAACAAGGCGCTGCCGAAGAAGGCCGTGAACATCGGCGTGGAGTTCGGCGACTTCAAGCTGGGCGACTCCAACTACCCGATCACGCCGAAGCTGAAGATCACCAACAACACGAAGACGGCACTGCCCGGCGGTACGGAGTTCCAGTTCGACTACGCGACGGCGGCTCCGAACAACGCGTCCGACCAGTCGGGCTTCGGCACCAAGGTGATCAGCAGCGACCACACCGGCAGCAACGTCGGCGGTCTGAAGGGCGACTTCCACCGGGCTTCGCTGAAGCTCCCGGCGTGGCAGTCGCTGGCCCCCGGCGCCTCGGTGGACCTCTCCTTCAACTACTACCTGCCGGTCTCCACCCCGTGGAACTGGACGGTGAACATCGGCGGCACCTCGTACGCGCTCGCCGGGGACCTGGCACGCGGCACGGAGACCGTCGAGCCGGGTACGGGCGGCCCCGGGCCGACGCCGACACCGACCCCCACCCCGGGCGCGTGCACCGCGCCCGCGTACGTCGCGGACACCCCGTACAGCGGCGGGGCGACCGTGTCGCACAAGGGCCGCCAGTGGAAGGCCAAGTGGTGGACGCAGGGCGCGGAGCCCGGCACCACCGGCGAATGGGGCGTGTGGCAGGACCTGGGCGCCTGCTGA
- the ribD gene encoding bifunctional diaminohydroxyphosphoribosylaminopyrimidine deaminase/5-amino-6-(5-phosphoribosylamino)uracil reductase RibD: MRRAIALAARALGATSPNPVVGCVITDASGTPVGEGYHQRAGGPHAEVHALRDAGRAARGGTAYVTLEPCNHTGRTGPCAQALIDAGIARVVYAVGDPNPQATGGADTLRAAGLQVEQGLLEAEAAAGNTAWLTSVRLRRPYVLWKYAATLDGRIAAADGTSRWISGAESRADVHRLRAEADAVVVGSGTLHADDPHLAVRGIDGAVQPLRVVLDTNATITPGARVLDDAAPTLIAVAEDAKTDLPDVVRLPRTGTGLDVKALLSELYERGARSVLLEGGPTLAGAFVAAGAVDKVVGYLAPVLLGAGPAALADAGITTIADALRLQVTDTVRIGPDLRITAVPTASKER; this comes from the coding sequence ATGCGCCGAGCGATCGCGCTCGCCGCCCGCGCCCTCGGCGCCACCAGCCCCAATCCCGTCGTCGGATGCGTCATCACCGACGCCTCGGGCACCCCCGTCGGCGAGGGCTACCACCAGCGTGCGGGAGGCCCGCACGCCGAGGTGCACGCCCTCCGCGACGCGGGCCGGGCGGCCCGTGGCGGCACCGCCTACGTCACCCTGGAGCCCTGCAACCACACCGGCCGCACCGGTCCCTGCGCGCAGGCCCTCATCGACGCCGGGATCGCCCGCGTCGTCTACGCGGTCGGCGACCCGAACCCGCAGGCCACCGGTGGAGCTGACACCCTGCGCGCCGCCGGTCTCCAGGTCGAGCAGGGCCTCCTCGAAGCGGAGGCCGCCGCCGGGAACACCGCCTGGCTCACCTCCGTACGCCTGCGTCGTCCGTACGTCCTGTGGAAGTACGCCGCCACCCTCGACGGGCGCATCGCCGCCGCCGACGGCACCAGCCGCTGGATCTCCGGTGCCGAGTCCCGCGCCGACGTGCACCGCCTGCGCGCCGAGGCCGACGCGGTCGTCGTCGGCTCCGGAACGCTGCACGCCGACGACCCGCACCTCGCCGTCCGGGGCATCGACGGCGCGGTCCAGCCGCTGCGCGTCGTCCTCGACACGAACGCCACGATCACCCCGGGCGCCCGCGTCCTCGACGACGCCGCGCCCACCCTGATCGCGGTCGCCGAGGACGCGAAGACCGACCTCCCCGACGTCGTACGGCTGCCCCGCACGGGGACAGGACTCGACGTGAAGGCCCTGCTCAGCGAGTTGTACGAGCGAGGAGCGCGGTCCGTGCTCCTCGAAGGCGGACCCACCCTCGCGGGCGCGTTCGTCGCCGCCGGAGCCGTAGACAAGGTCGTCGGCTACCTCGCCCCCGTACTCCTCGGCGCGGGCCCCGCCGCCCTCGCCGACGCAGGAATCACCACGATCGCGGACGCGTTGCGCCTCCAGGTGACCGACACGGTCCGCATCGGCCCCGACCTCCGCATCACCGCCGTCCCCACTGCTTCTAAGGAGCGCTGA
- a CDS encoding PH domain-containing protein: MPSAVSQPQLPALPVTFRPNRTRAVLLTVGTAMFVVVSAVGFLLEGLGPGERITFVFTGALFFGVLLLLSRPKVVADEGGVTVVNLTTKRRLAWAEILKVNLRPGDAWVFLDLSDGTSLPALGIQPGVAKEKAIRDARALRDLVEAHGTHEN; the protein is encoded by the coding sequence ATGCCGTCCGCCGTGTCGCAGCCCCAGCTTCCCGCCCTCCCGGTCACCTTCCGGCCGAACCGGACCAGGGCGGTGCTGCTGACCGTGGGCACCGCGATGTTCGTCGTGGTCTCGGCGGTCGGCTTCCTGCTGGAGGGGCTCGGCCCCGGCGAGCGGATCACCTTCGTGTTCACCGGTGCGCTGTTCTTCGGCGTACTGCTGCTGCTCAGCCGCCCCAAGGTGGTCGCGGACGAGGGCGGCGTCACCGTCGTGAACCTCACCACCAAGCGGCGGCTCGCCTGGGCGGAGATCCTCAAGGTCAATCTGCGCCCCGGTGACGCCTGGGTCTTCCTCGACCTGAGCGACGGCACCAGCCTGCCCGCGCTCGGCATCCAGCCGGGCGTCGCCAAGGAGAAGGCCATCCGTGACGCCCGCGCGCTGCGCGACCTCGTCGAGGCGCACGGCACGCACGAGAACTGA
- a CDS encoding hemolysin family protein, which produces MTIPLLLLAAAFLLILANGFFVAAEFGLVTVERPDAERAAAEGDKRARTVVNSLRELSFQLSGTQLGITLTSLVVGMLAEPALAQLLHGPLTATGLPAGAVSGVSVVIGMLLASAVQMVIGELVPKNWAVSKPLQVARFVAGPQHRFSTLFRPVITLLNATANRLVRMLGVEPTDELASARTPGELVSLARHSARAGMLEQDTADLFVRTLSLGHLTAQHVMTPRVKVASLQSSATAADVLNLTRATGLSRFPVYRERIDEIIGMVHLKDALAVPAHERIRVPVGRIAVPPLLVPETLPVQRLLERLRSEQPIAVVVDEYGGTAGVVTLEDIVEELVGEVRDEHDAEGADRPELAATAPAEDGSPSWEADGSCRVLTLRRIGLDVPDGPYETVAGLVADLLGRIPAPGDRAELPGWKLSVRQVDRYRAERVRLVRTVSVPGSQQLTEAVR; this is translated from the coding sequence ATGACCATCCCGCTCCTGCTGCTCGCAGCAGCGTTCCTCCTGATCCTCGCCAACGGCTTCTTCGTGGCTGCCGAGTTCGGCCTCGTCACGGTGGAGCGGCCCGACGCCGAGCGGGCAGCCGCCGAGGGCGACAAACGCGCCCGCACGGTAGTGAACTCCCTGCGCGAGCTGTCCTTCCAGCTCTCCGGCACCCAACTCGGCATCACCCTCACCTCGCTCGTCGTGGGCATGCTCGCCGAGCCCGCCCTCGCCCAGCTGCTGCACGGCCCGCTGACCGCCACCGGCCTGCCGGCGGGCGCCGTCTCCGGAGTGAGCGTCGTCATCGGCATGCTGCTGGCCTCCGCCGTGCAGATGGTGATCGGCGAACTCGTGCCGAAGAACTGGGCGGTGTCCAAGCCGCTCCAGGTCGCCCGCTTCGTCGCGGGCCCCCAGCACCGCTTCTCCACGCTCTTCCGTCCGGTCATCACCCTCCTCAACGCCACCGCCAACCGTCTCGTACGGATGCTGGGCGTCGAGCCGACGGACGAGCTGGCCTCCGCCCGCACCCCCGGCGAACTGGTCTCCCTGGCCCGGCACTCGGCGCGGGCCGGGATGCTGGAGCAGGACACGGCCGACCTGTTCGTCCGCACCCTCTCCCTGGGCCACCTCACCGCGCAGCACGTGATGACGCCGCGCGTGAAGGTCGCCTCCCTCCAGTCGTCCGCGACGGCGGCCGACGTCCTCAACCTCACCCGGGCCACCGGGCTTTCGCGCTTCCCCGTCTACCGGGAGCGCATCGACGAGATCATCGGCATGGTGCACCTCAAGGACGCGCTCGCCGTCCCGGCCCACGAGCGCATCCGCGTCCCGGTCGGCCGGATCGCGGTCCCGCCGCTCCTCGTCCCCGAAACCCTCCCCGTACAGCGGCTCCTGGAGCGGCTGCGCAGCGAGCAGCCGATAGCGGTCGTCGTCGACGAGTACGGCGGCACGGCGGGCGTCGTCACTCTCGAAGACATCGTCGAGGAGCTCGTCGGCGAGGTCCGCGACGAGCACGACGCCGAGGGCGCCGACCGGCCGGAACTCGCCGCGACGGCCCCCGCGGAGGACGGCAGCCCGTCCTGGGAGGCCGACGGCAGCTGCCGCGTCCTCACCCTCCGCCGGATAGGACTCGACGTCCCCGACGGCCCGTACGAGACGGTCGCGGGCCTGGTCGCCGATCTGCTCGGCCGCATCCCCGCCCCGGGCGACCGGGCCGAACTGCCCGGCTGGAAGCTCTCGGTCCGCCAGGTGGACCGCTACCGCGCGGAACGGGTCCGGCTGGTCCGCACGGTCTCCGTTCCAGGTTCCCAGCAGCTCACGGAGGCGGTCCGATGA